One window of the Klebsiella oxytoca genome contains the following:
- the fdhD gene encoding formate dehydrogenase accessory sulfurtransferase FdhD, which yields MNKKPLQQIENVTNITGCRQVLLWKRENLQHPQPDELAEEVPVALVYNGISHVVMMATPKDLAQFAVGFSLSEGIIENRSEIYGIDIVQACNGLEVQIELSSRRFMGLKERRRALAGRTGCGVCGVEQLNDVGKPVQPLPFTQTFELANLDRALAHLHDFQPIGRLTGCTHAAAWIKLSGELAGGHEDVGRHVALDKLLGQRAESEAAWLNGAVLVSSRASYEMVQKAAMCGVEILFAVSAATTLAVEVAERCNLTLVGFCKPGRATIYTHPQRLIAG from the coding sequence GTGAACAAGAAGCCTCTTCAACAAATCGAAAATGTGACGAATATCACAGGTTGCCGCCAGGTATTGCTGTGGAAACGTGAAAATTTGCAACATCCTCAACCAGACGAGTTAGCTGAAGAGGTACCCGTTGCCCTGGTCTATAACGGTATCTCGCACGTGGTGATGATGGCGACGCCGAAGGATTTAGCGCAGTTTGCGGTGGGGTTTTCCTTATCCGAAGGGATTATAGAAAACCGAAGCGAGATTTATGGCATAGATATCGTTCAGGCCTGTAACGGTCTGGAAGTGCAAATCGAACTGTCCAGCCGCCGCTTTATGGGTCTGAAAGAGCGCCGTCGCGCGCTGGCCGGGCGCACCGGCTGCGGCGTTTGCGGCGTAGAGCAGCTCAATGATGTTGGTAAACCCGTGCAGCCGTTGCCTTTTACCCAAACGTTCGAGCTGGCGAATCTCGATCGCGCGCTGGCGCACTTGCATGATTTCCAGCCGATTGGCAGGCTTACCGGCTGTACCCACGCTGCGGCATGGATAAAGCTTTCCGGCGAGCTTGCGGGTGGCCACGAAGACGTTGGCCGTCACGTAGCGCTGGATAAGCTCCTCGGACAGCGCGCGGAATCTGAAGCCGCTTGGCTAAATGGCGCGGTGTTAGTTTCCAGCCGCGCCAGCTATGAAATGGTGCAAAAGGCAGCCATGTGCGGGGTGGAAATTTTGTTTGCGGTCTCTGCCGCGACCACGCTGGCGGTGGAAGTTGCCGAGCGCTGCAACCTGACGCTGGTGGGATTCTGCAAGCCGGGCAGGGCGACCATCTATACGCATCCGCAGCGGTTAATTGCCGGTTAA
- a CDS encoding YdgH/BhsA/McbA-like domain containing protein — MKSIKTFVAVIALAASFGSFAAETVTATATTMDGAEAKIAAQAEAAGASSYKITEAFTGNRVHMTAELNK; from the coding sequence ATGAAAAGCATCAAAACTTTTGTTGCAGTTATCGCTCTGGCCGCTTCTTTTGGTTCTTTCGCTGCCGAAACTGTCACCGCTACCGCAACAACGATGGACGGTGCAGAAGCGAAAATCGCCGCTCAGGCCGAGGCTGCTGGCGCATCTTCCTATAAAATTACCGAAGCCTTTACCGGTAACCGCGTACACATGACCGCGGAACTGAATAAATAA
- a CDS encoding AzlD domain-containing protein, translating into MGNMTLFIAGIAILSLGTYLMRLGGAKLGNRLAFSERSQALLSDAATVLLFAVALATTFYEGESFAGMARVVGVGFAVFLAWRKMPLIVVIIAAAVVTALLRMAGIR; encoded by the coding sequence ATGGGCAATATGACGCTTTTTATCGCCGGTATCGCGATTCTGTCGCTGGGGACCTACCTGATGCGTTTAGGCGGGGCGAAGTTGGGAAATCGGCTGGCGTTTTCCGAGCGTTCTCAGGCGCTGCTTTCGGATGCGGCGACAGTGCTACTTTTTGCCGTGGCGCTGGCGACCACCTTTTATGAAGGCGAGAGCTTTGCCGGCATGGCCCGAGTCGTGGGCGTTGGCTTCGCGGTATTCCTCGCCTGGCGTAAAATGCCGCTGATCGTGGTGATTATCGCTGCCGCCGTGGTAACGGCGCTGCTGCGGATGGCGGGGATACGCTAA
- a CDS encoding AzlC family ABC transporter permease — protein MKNHFASLKGDTIKAIFLVCLAVGIVGMSYGSLAIAYGFPIWVPFVLSVSVLAGASEFMFIGIVASGGNPLAAAAAGLLVNARHIPFGVTVRDLVGQRAASFLGCHIMNDESVVFGLSQKPPEQRRAAYWLCGLGVALIWPLGALLGAGVGKLLPAPETIGLDAVFPAILLALVIPAFKNRTTLIRACSGAALSLAAVPFTPVGLPVLLSLFGLLTRKK, from the coding sequence ATGAAAAATCACTTCGCCAGTCTTAAAGGCGACACCATCAAAGCAATTTTTCTGGTCTGCCTCGCGGTAGGCATCGTCGGGATGTCCTATGGCTCGCTGGCCATCGCTTACGGCTTCCCAATTTGGGTGCCCTTTGTGCTTTCGGTCAGCGTCCTGGCGGGCGCTTCGGAGTTTATGTTTATCGGCATTGTCGCCAGCGGCGGTAATCCATTGGCGGCCGCGGCGGCCGGTTTGCTGGTCAACGCACGCCATATTCCCTTCGGCGTGACGGTTCGTGACCTGGTTGGTCAGCGCGCCGCCAGCTTCCTCGGCTGCCACATTATGAACGATGAAAGCGTGGTATTTGGCCTGTCGCAGAAACCCCCCGAGCAGCGCCGGGCGGCCTACTGGCTGTGCGGCCTGGGCGTGGCGCTGATCTGGCCTTTGGGAGCGCTATTGGGCGCAGGCGTCGGCAAACTGCTCCCGGCACCGGAGACTATCGGCCTTGATGCGGTTTTCCCGGCGATTTTACTGGCTTTGGTTATACCGGCATTTAAAAACCGCACCACGCTTATCCGCGCCTGTAGCGGAGCGGCGCTATCGCTGGCCGCCGTGCCTTTTACGCCGGTTGGCCTGCCGGTTTTACTGTCGCTGTTTGGCCTGCTGACGAGGAAAAAATAA
- a CDS encoding helix-turn-helix domain-containing protein: MTQPISLIAKSLVRERARTGLSLAEVARRAGIAKSTLSQLESGNGNPSLETLWALCVALDIPFARLLEPQVNTTQVIRRGEGTKVVAEQANYQAILLAACPPGARRDIYLLLTQPGADRISHPHPPGSVEHIIITQGRARVGLTEAPEELGEGDYICYPADREHVFQALEPDTQALLVAEQNQ; encoded by the coding sequence ATGACTCAGCCAATTAGCCTGATTGCCAAAAGTCTGGTGCGCGAACGCGCGCGTACCGGACTGTCTCTCGCTGAAGTTGCGCGGCGAGCGGGGATCGCCAAGTCAACGTTATCGCAGCTGGAGTCCGGCAACGGTAACCCGAGTCTGGAAACGCTCTGGGCGCTTTGCGTGGCCCTCGATATTCCTTTTGCCCGACTGCTGGAGCCGCAGGTGAATACCACCCAGGTGATCCGCCGCGGCGAAGGGACGAAAGTGGTGGCCGAGCAGGCAAACTATCAGGCGATTTTACTGGCTGCCTGTCCGCCGGGCGCAAGGCGCGACATCTATCTACTGCTGACCCAGCCGGGAGCTGACCGCATTTCTCACCCTCATCCGCCGGGCTCGGTAGAGCATATTATTATCACCCAGGGACGCGCGCGGGTCGGCCTGACGGAGGCGCCGGAAGAGCTGGGGGAGGGGGATTACATCTGCTATCCCGCCGATCGGGAGCACGTTTTCCAGGCGCTGGAGCCGGACACCCAGGCGCTGCTGGTCGCCGAGCAGAATCAGTGA
- a CDS encoding substrate-binding domain-containing protein: MSLKAIAKELGISVTTVSRALNGYDDVSQETRARVEAEAQRRGYRPNTFARRLKMGKIDAVGLVFPVRPAPLNNNVFLEMVGEISHELARYEIDLLLIADDEQSDKHGYMRMVQSRRVDALIVAHTLDDDPRLIQLLSSGFPFLALGRSRLPQPYAWFDFDNQAGTYRATRHLISQGHRRIALLSENNNQAFITQRRNGYLEALREAGLAETWLRSVSPTRRAGFHATMELLRLPEPPTAIVTDCNTHGDGAAMALAQLGRLTGENRVSLVVYDGLPQDSIIETPVGAVIQSTRQGVGHQIASMVRRLIAGDDLASLQVLWQPEFIPGETA, translated from the coding sequence ATGTCGCTGAAAGCCATTGCTAAAGAACTTGGGATCTCGGTCACTACCGTCAGCCGCGCGTTAAACGGCTATGACGATGTGTCGCAGGAGACGCGCGCCCGCGTGGAGGCTGAAGCGCAGCGTCGCGGGTACCGGCCAAACACTTTCGCCCGTCGCCTGAAAATGGGCAAAATTGACGCCGTTGGTCTGGTGTTTCCCGTGCGTCCCGCGCCGCTGAATAACAACGTCTTTCTGGAGATGGTGGGCGAAATCAGCCATGAGCTGGCGCGCTATGAGATTGATTTACTCCTGATTGCCGATGATGAACAGTCCGACAAGCACGGCTATATGCGTATGGTGCAGAGCCGACGCGTCGATGCGCTGATCGTTGCGCACACCCTCGACGACGACCCGCGCCTGATCCAGCTACTCTCCTCCGGTTTCCCGTTTCTTGCCCTCGGCCGTAGCCGTCTGCCGCAACCCTACGCCTGGTTTGATTTCGATAACCAGGCCGGGACGTACCGCGCCACCCGTCATCTGATTAGCCAGGGTCACCGGCGTATCGCTCTGCTGAGCGAAAATAACAATCAGGCTTTTATTACCCAGCGCCGCAACGGTTACCTGGAGGCGCTGCGCGAAGCGGGCCTGGCGGAAACCTGGCTGCGCAGCGTGTCACCAACCCGTCGCGCTGGGTTTCATGCGACGATGGAGCTGCTGCGTTTGCCCGAACCGCCCACGGCCATAGTCACCGATTGCAACACCCATGGCGACGGCGCGGCGATGGCGCTGGCCCAGCTCGGACGACTTACCGGCGAAAATCGCGTTTCGCTGGTGGTTTACGACGGCTTGCCGCAGGACAGCATCATTGAAACCCCGGTCGGTGCGGTGATTCAATCCACCCGGCAGGGCGTTGGCCACCAGATAGCCAGTATGGTTCGCCGCTTAATCGCCGGCGACGATCTTGCCTCTCTCCAGGTACTCTGGCAGCCGGAATTCATCCCCGGCGAAACCGCCTGA
- a CDS encoding alpha-galactosidase codes for MSDSILRLQSAAADVVIKTHPFAEIIYWGPHLSHFSPQDAASIARPVANGRLDVDSPVTLMAELGHGLFGAPGIEGHRQGLDASPMFTTTEVVQDGQNLTIISEDAQAGLRLCSEIQLDSSGVLSVRHGLTNLRAQLWQVERLAVTLPIAERAREVMAFHGRWIREFQPHRLVLEHDSFVLENRRGRTSHEHFPALITGSKAFSEMQGEVWGVHLGWSGNHRLRAEVKTDGRRYLQAEALYLAGEMALAEGETLWTPNLYASYSAQGLNGMSQQFHRYLREQIIRFPDNKPRPVHLNTWEGIYFDHDPLYIMRMADEAAALGVERFIIDDGWFKGRNDDWAALGDWYLDENKYPHGLTPVIDHVKSLGMEFGIWVEPEMINPNSDLYRAHPDWLLALPGYTPIPGRHQFVLNLNIPEAFDYLLERMSWLLGEHAVDYVKWDMNRELVQPGHNGKAAADAQTRQFYRLLDTLVARFPHIEFESCSSGGGRIDYEVLKRSHRFWASDNNDALERNTIQRGMSYFFPPEVMGAHIGNRHCHATFRQHSIAFRGLTALFGHMGLELDPVSADEQERAGYRKYAALHKQWRDVIHHGVQWRIDMPDATTLAHGVVSEDQSRAIFLVSQLAMPDYTLMAPLRVAGLEAGARYQITLLDHPNIQITGEGGHTMRKLPEWMTTPQIVSGEWLQQAGLALPILDPESAILIGLQRV; via the coding sequence ATGTCTGATTCTATTTTACGTCTGCAAAGCGCAGCGGCTGATGTGGTGATAAAAACCCATCCGTTCGCCGAAATTATCTACTGGGGGCCGCATTTAAGCCATTTTTCGCCGCAGGATGCGGCCAGTATCGCCCGTCCGGTGGCCAATGGTCGCCTTGATGTGGATTCACCGGTGACCTTAATGGCTGAACTGGGTCACGGTCTGTTTGGTGCGCCGGGCATCGAAGGCCACCGCCAGGGGCTGGACGCTTCGCCGATGTTCACCACCACCGAGGTGGTACAGGATGGGCAGAATTTAACCATCATCAGTGAAGACGCGCAGGCAGGCCTGCGGTTATGCAGTGAAATCCAGCTTGATAGTAGCGGCGTGCTGAGCGTTCGCCATGGCCTGACTAACCTGCGCGCGCAGCTGTGGCAGGTGGAGCGTCTGGCCGTCACGCTCCCGATTGCCGAGCGCGCCCGCGAAGTGATGGCCTTTCATGGCCGCTGGATCCGTGAATTCCAGCCTCACCGACTGGTACTTGAGCATGACAGCTTTGTACTGGAAAACCGCCGCGGAAGAACTTCTCACGAGCATTTCCCGGCGCTGATCACCGGTAGTAAAGCCTTTAGCGAAATGCAGGGCGAAGTGTGGGGCGTGCATCTCGGCTGGAGCGGTAACCATCGTCTGCGGGCGGAGGTGAAAACCGACGGTCGCCGCTACCTGCAGGCGGAAGCGCTCTATCTGGCGGGCGAAATGGCGCTGGCGGAAGGCGAAACGCTGTGGACGCCGAACCTCTACGCCAGCTATTCAGCGCAAGGGCTGAACGGCATGAGCCAGCAGTTCCACCGCTATCTGCGCGAACAGATCATTCGCTTCCCGGACAACAAACCGCGCCCGGTGCATCTCAATACCTGGGAAGGGATCTATTTCGACCACGACCCGCTGTACATCATGCGCATGGCGGATGAGGCCGCGGCGCTGGGAGTTGAGCGCTTTATCATTGATGACGGCTGGTTTAAAGGGCGCAACGACGACTGGGCGGCGCTCGGCGACTGGTATCTCGATGAAAACAAATACCCCCACGGCCTGACCCCGGTTATCGACCACGTGAAGTCGCTGGGGATGGAGTTTGGCATCTGGGTGGAGCCAGAGATGATTAACCCAAACTCCGATTTGTACCGTGCGCATCCGGACTGGCTGCTGGCGCTGCCGGGCTACACGCCGATTCCCGGGCGTCATCAGTTTGTCCTGAACCTGAATATTCCAGAAGCCTTTGATTATCTGCTGGAACGGATGAGCTGGCTGCTGGGCGAGCACGCCGTGGACTATGTGAAGTGGGATATGAACCGCGAGCTGGTGCAGCCAGGGCATAACGGCAAAGCCGCCGCCGATGCGCAAACCCGTCAGTTTTATCGTCTGCTGGATACGCTGGTGGCCCGCTTCCCGCATATTGAATTTGAGTCCTGCTCCTCCGGCGGCGGGCGTATCGACTATGAGGTGCTGAAGCGCAGCCATCGCTTCTGGGCTTCCGACAATAACGATGCTCTGGAGCGCAACACCATTCAGCGCGGCATGAGCTACTTCTTCCCGCCGGAAGTGATGGGCGCGCACATCGGCAATCGCCACTGCCACGCCACTTTCCGCCAGCACAGCATTGCGTTTCGCGGCCTGACGGCGCTGTTCGGCCATATGGGGCTTGAGCTGGATCCGGTGAGCGCCGACGAGCAGGAACGCGCGGGCTATCGCAAATACGCGGCGCTGCATAAACAGTGGCGCGATGTCATTCATCACGGCGTGCAGTGGCGTATTGATATGCCGGACGCCACAACCCTCGCGCACGGCGTGGTGAGCGAAGACCAGAGCCGGGCAATTTTCCTCGTCAGCCAGCTGGCGATGCCGGATTACACCCTGATGGCGCCGCTGCGCGTGGCGGGGCTGGAAGCGGGAGCCCGCTATCAGATAACGCTGCTTGACCATCCGAACATTCAGATTACCGGAGAGGGCGGCCATACGATGCGTAAGCTGCCGGAATGGATGACGACGCCGCAGATCGTCAGCGGCGAGTGGCTGCAACAGGCGGGTCTGGCGCTGCCCATCCTCGATCCGGAAAGCGCTATTTTGATTGGCCTGCAACGCGTGTGA
- a CDS encoding MFS transporter — translation MNPTVCTHKNNPNFWIFGLFFFLYFFIMATCFPFLPIWLSDVIGLNKTETGIVFSSLSLFAICFQPILGVISDKLGLKKHLMWIVTVLLVLIAPFFLYVFAPLLKTNIWLGALSGGAYIGFVFSAGAGAMEAYIERVSRNSGFEYGKARTFGCLGWALCATTAGMLFSVNPEWVFWMGSAAALVLVVLVAIAKPQASQSAQVMDSLGANRSAVDLKTALRMFRQRKMWMFILYVVGVACVYDVFDQQFATFFKTFFATPEAGTRAFGFATTAGEICNAIIMFSSPWIINRIGAKNTLLIAGMVMAARMVGSSFATTAAEVVALKMLHALEVPFLLVGAFKYITGVFDVRLSATIYLVGFQFSKQVAAIFLSAFAGNMYDRIGFQDTYMILGGIALAVTLISAFTLSGKAKSENISDNAMTV, via the coding sequence ATGAACCCGACCGTCTGTACCCATAAAAACAACCCCAATTTCTGGATTTTCGGGCTGTTCTTTTTTCTCTACTTTTTCATTATGGCCACCTGCTTTCCGTTTTTGCCAATCTGGCTATCGGACGTCATCGGCCTGAATAAAACCGAGACCGGCATTGTTTTCTCCAGCCTGTCGCTGTTTGCCATCTGTTTTCAGCCAATTCTGGGCGTGATCTCCGATAAGCTCGGGCTAAAAAAGCATCTGATGTGGATCGTGACCGTGCTGCTGGTGCTGATCGCGCCTTTTTTCCTCTACGTTTTTGCGCCGCTGCTGAAAACCAATATCTGGCTTGGCGCGCTGAGCGGCGGGGCCTACATTGGCTTTGTTTTCTCCGCCGGAGCCGGGGCGATGGAAGCCTATATCGAACGCGTGAGCCGCAATAGCGGTTTTGAGTATGGTAAGGCGCGTACGTTTGGCTGTCTCGGCTGGGCGCTGTGCGCGACAACGGCGGGAATGTTGTTCAGCGTGAACCCCGAGTGGGTGTTCTGGATGGGGTCGGCCGCTGCGCTGGTGCTGGTCGTGCTGGTCGCTATCGCTAAACCGCAGGCCAGCCAGAGCGCGCAGGTGATGGATTCACTGGGGGCTAACCGTTCCGCGGTTGATTTAAAAACCGCCTTACGCATGTTTCGCCAGCGCAAAATGTGGATGTTTATCCTGTACGTGGTTGGCGTCGCCTGCGTATATGACGTTTTCGATCAGCAGTTTGCCACCTTCTTTAAAACCTTTTTTGCCACGCCGGAAGCCGGGACTCGCGCCTTTGGTTTTGCGACCACCGCCGGGGAAATATGCAACGCTATTATTATGTTCAGCTCGCCGTGGATTATTAACCGCATCGGCGCGAAAAATACGCTGCTGATTGCCGGGATGGTGATGGCAGCAAGAATGGTTGGTTCTTCGTTCGCCACGACGGCTGCGGAAGTGGTGGCCCTGAAAATGCTCCACGCGCTGGAGGTGCCGTTCCTGCTGGTCGGCGCATTTAAATATATTACCGGCGTGTTTGATGTCCGCCTGTCGGCGACGATTTATCTGGTTGGTTTCCAGTTTTCCAAACAGGTGGCAGCGATCTTCCTCTCCGCTTTTGCCGGGAATATGTATGACCGAATCGGCTTCCAGGATACCTATATGATCCTCGGCGGAATAGCGCTGGCCGTCACGCTAATATCCGCCTTTACCTTATCGGGTAAGGCAAAATCGGAAAATATTAGCGATAACGCCATGACGGTTTAG
- a CDS encoding DapH/DapD/GlmU-related protein codes for MMDMKARMNSGELYIDSGYGLPQQRLMGKARAYEYNHSYPFNQELRNDIIQRMFARVGKECWIEPPINIAYGTHTSIGDNFYANFNLTLVDDAEIIIGDNVMFAPNVTISTAGHPIHPDLRHTQQQFSLPVVIEDGVWLGTGVIINPGVTIGKNSVIGAGSVVNRSIPANVVAAGVPCRVLREITDEDKNKYQLFTG; via the coding sequence ATGATGGATATGAAAGCAAGAATGAACAGCGGCGAGCTGTATATTGATTCAGGGTATGGTTTACCGCAGCAGCGGCTGATGGGCAAGGCGCGAGCCTATGAATACAATCACTCGTACCCATTTAATCAGGAATTAAGAAACGACATTATTCAGCGCATGTTTGCCCGCGTAGGTAAAGAGTGCTGGATAGAACCACCGATAAATATTGCCTACGGAACGCATACCTCCATCGGCGATAATTTTTACGCAAACTTTAATCTGACGCTGGTCGATGATGCCGAGATTATTATTGGCGATAACGTGATGTTTGCGCCCAACGTAACGATTTCAACCGCCGGTCACCCGATACATCCGGATCTGCGCCATACGCAGCAGCAGTTCTCTCTACCGGTGGTTATTGAAGACGGCGTCTGGCTGGGGACGGGGGTGATTATCAACCCTGGCGTCACCATCGGGAAAAACTCGGTGATTGGCGCCGGAAGCGTGGTAAACCGTTCTATACCGGCGAATGTGGTGGCCGCAGGAGTGCCTTGCCGGGTATTAAGAGAAATCACCGATGAGGATAAAAATAAATATCAGCTGTTTACGGGGTGA
- the rhaM gene encoding L-rhamnose mutarotase, whose translation MIRKAFVMQVNPEAHEEYQRRHNPIWPELEAVLKAHGAHHYAIYLDKQRNLLFATVEIESEARWNAVASTEVCQRWWRHMRDVMPANPDNSPLSAELKEVFYLE comes from the coding sequence ATGATCCGCAAAGCTTTCGTGATGCAGGTAAACCCTGAGGCGCATGAAGAGTATCAGCGCCGCCATAACCCCATCTGGCCGGAGCTGGAAGCGGTGCTGAAGGCCCACGGCGCGCACCATTACGCGATTTATCTCGATAAACAACGTAACCTGCTGTTCGCCACGGTGGAGATTGAATCCGAAGCGCGCTGGAACGCCGTCGCCAGTACCGAGGTATGCCAGCGCTGGTGGCGGCACATGCGCGATGTGATGCCAGCAAACCCGGATAACAGCCCGCTGAGCGCAGAGCTTAAAGAGGTGTTTTATCTGGAGTAA
- the fucO gene encoding lactaldehyde reductase, translated as MSFMLALPKISFHGAGAIGDMVKLVAGKRWGKALIVTDGQLVKLGLLDSLFAALDEQQMSYHLFDEVFPNPTEALVQKGYAAYREAGCDYLIAFGGGSPIDTAKAVKILTANPGPSTAYSGVGKVKNAGVPLVAINTTAGTAAEMTSNAVIIDTDRQVKEVIIDPNIIPDIAVDDASVMLDIPPSITAATGMDALTHAIEAFVSVGAHPLTDANALEAIRLINLWLPQAVDDGHNLEAREQMAFGQYLAGMAFNSAGLGLVHALAHQPGATHNLPHGVCNAILLPIIENFNRPNAVARFARVAQAMGVDTRGMGDEAASMEAINAIRALSKRVGIPQGFSQLGVSKEDIEGWLDKALADPCAPCNPRTASRDEVRELYLEAL; from the coding sequence ATGAGTTTTATGTTGGCACTACCCAAAATCAGCTTCCACGGCGCGGGCGCAATCGGCGACATGGTCAAGCTGGTGGCGGGCAAACGCTGGGGCAAAGCGCTGATCGTCACCGATGGCCAGCTGGTGAAGCTGGGACTGCTGGACAGCCTGTTCGCCGCGCTGGATGAACAGCAGATGTCTTACCATCTGTTTGACGAGGTATTCCCCAACCCTACCGAGGCGCTGGTGCAAAAAGGCTACGCGGCGTATCGGGAGGCCGGGTGCGATTACCTTATCGCCTTTGGCGGCGGCAGCCCGATCGATACCGCTAAAGCGGTAAAAATCCTCACCGCTAACCCCGGACCATCAACCGCCTACTCCGGCGTCGGTAAAGTGAAAAACGCCGGCGTGCCGCTGGTGGCGATCAACACCACTGCCGGAACGGCGGCGGAGATGACCAGCAACGCGGTGATTATCGACACCGATCGCCAGGTGAAAGAGGTGATTATCGACCCGAATATCATCCCCGATATCGCCGTTGATGACGCCAGCGTGATGCTGGATATTCCGCCGTCAATTACCGCTGCCACCGGCATGGATGCCCTGACTCACGCCATTGAAGCCTTTGTTTCCGTTGGCGCGCACCCGCTGACCGATGCCAACGCCCTGGAAGCGATTCGCCTGATCAACCTGTGGCTGCCGCAAGCCGTGGACGACGGACACAATCTTGAAGCCCGCGAACAGATGGCGTTTGGCCAGTATCTGGCGGGTATGGCGTTTAACAGCGCCGGTCTCGGCCTGGTGCACGCGCTGGCCCACCAGCCGGGCGCCACCCATAACCTGCCGCACGGCGTGTGTAACGCCATCCTGCTACCGATCATCGAAAATTTTAATCGCCCGAACGCCGTGGCGCGTTTTGCCCGCGTGGCGCAGGCGATGGGCGTCGATACCCGCGGCATGGGTGATGAAGCCGCCAGCATGGAGGCAATCAACGCCATCCGCGCTCTGAGCAAACGCGTGGGTATCCCGCAGGGCTTTAGCCAGCTTGGCGTCAGCAAAGAGGATATCGAAGGCTGGCTGGACAAAGCGCTGGCCGACCCATGTGCGCCGTGCAACCCGCGCACCGCCAGCCGCGATGAAGTCCGCGAACTCTATCTGGAGGCACTATGA
- a CDS encoding ABC transporter permease, with protein sequence MSKMMISEEMKSAPAAPSPLRRLLCWEGFLLAVTLAIFVVNALASPWFLNIWNLSDATFNFTEKAIIVLPMAMLIIAREIDLSVASTMALSSTAMGFCAAAGIDTPLLVVVGLGVGLLCGLFNGILVTRFNLSSIVITIGTMSLYRGITYILLGDKALNHYPDSFAWFGQGYVWGALSFEFALFILLAAAFTFLLHKTNFGRRTYAIGNNPTGAWFSGINVKRHNLVLFALVGLMAGLAAVLLTSRLGSTRPTLAMGWELAVVTMAVLGGVNILGGSGSMVGVIIAAFLMGLVTFGLSLLNVPGIVMSIIIGTMLIVVISLPIITRRMMQRRRI encoded by the coding sequence ATGAGCAAAATGATGATATCTGAAGAGATGAAAAGCGCCCCGGCCGCGCCGTCGCCGCTGCGCCGTCTGCTGTGCTGGGAAGGGTTTCTGCTGGCGGTGACTCTGGCGATATTCGTGGTTAATGCCCTGGCATCCCCCTGGTTCCTTAACATCTGGAACCTGTCGGACGCCACGTTTAACTTTACCGAAAAAGCGATCATCGTGCTGCCGATGGCGATGCTGATTATCGCCAGAGAGATAGACCTCTCGGTGGCCTCAACGATGGCGCTAAGCTCAACGGCGATGGGCTTCTGCGCGGCGGCGGGTATAGATACGCCGCTGCTGGTAGTCGTCGGGCTGGGCGTGGGGCTGCTGTGCGGCCTGTTCAACGGTATCCTGGTGACGCGCTTTAACCTGTCGTCGATCGTCATCACCATCGGCACCATGAGCCTGTATCGCGGGATAACCTACATTCTGCTGGGCGACAAGGCGCTCAATCACTACCCGGACAGCTTCGCCTGGTTTGGTCAGGGCTACGTGTGGGGGGCGCTCTCTTTTGAGTTTGCGCTGTTTATCCTTCTCGCCGCCGCCTTTACCTTCCTGCTGCATAAAACCAACTTTGGCCGCCGGACCTACGCCATCGGCAATAACCCGACCGGGGCATGGTTCTCCGGGATCAACGTTAAGCGCCACAATCTGGTGCTGTTTGCGCTGGTCGGACTGATGGCCGGGCTGGCGGCAGTCCTCCTGACCTCAAGGCTCGGCAGTACCCGCCCGACGCTGGCGATGGGCTGGGAGCTGGCGGTCGTCACCATGGCGGTGCTCGGCGGCGTCAATATTCTCGGCGGTTCCGGCAGCATGGTGGGGGTGATTATCGCCGCTTTCCTGATGGGGCTGGTGACGTTTGGCCTGAGCCTGCTCAACGTACCGGGGATCGTGATGTCGATCATCATCGGCACGATGCTGATTGTGGTGATCTCGCTGCCGATTATTACCCGCCGGATGATGCAGCGAAGACGAATTTAA